Genomic DNA from Oligoflexia bacterium:
CATTCTTTTAAGACTTGCTCTGAACTTAAGCCTTTAAAATAAAGAAAAGCTTCATCAATAGAATAAATTTCTATATGTTCTGCCCACTGGCTAAGACATTGCATGACCCGTCTGGACATGTCACCATACAAAGCAAAATTGGTAGAAAACAGTTTAACCCTATGTTTTTGAATGATGTCTTTATGTTTAAAGATAGGTGCTCCCATAGGGATATCCAAAGCTTTGGCTTCATTGGAACGCGCTATAATACAACCATCATTGTTGGATAAAACAACAATGGGCTTATTTATCAACTGAGGCTGAAATACCCTTTCACAAGATGCATAAAAATTATTGCAATCCACCAAGGCAATATGTTTTTGATTCATGATGGATAATCATGCCACTTTATAAAGCGTGAATCACATTGGTCACTACGCCCCAAATCATAAAACTTTCTGGGTCATGAACAACAATAGGTTTGTATTTTTTATTTTCAGGCATCAACTTCAGCTCATTGTTTTTTTGATGCAAGCGCTTAACAGTAAGTTCATTGTTTAAAACAGCAATCACAATTCTACCATGTCTGGCTTCAATGCTTCTATCCACAATCAACAAATCATCTTCATGTATTCCGGCCTCAATCATAGAGTCCCCAGAGACACGCACAAAAAAAGTGGCCGCGGGATGTTGAATCAAATGCTCATTAAGATCTAACATACCTTCTACATAATCTTCCGCTGGCGATGGGAATCCCGCAGACACCGTGCAACTGTATAATGGCAAAGAAAAACCCTTCATTTTGACATAGTGATGCACTTGATCAACCATGCTAACAGGAATGCGTACTGGCTTGGTGGCTTCACCATAAGGCCCTTGTCCAGCTGGTCTACCGGCACCTTTACGCTTACCGCCCCACTGTTTTGGAACAGCTCTTAAAGTGTTATTTTGTGACTGATGAGAAGACTTTTCTTTATCCATTTGATTAATGTAACAAAAATCAAAAAAATGGCAATTATTTTTTTATCTTCTTTCAATCAGTATTTATTATTTCACGTATAGACTGATAAGGAGAGCCTAAAGAAAGACTCACATCATAACCTTTAGCAACACATTCAAAAATATTATTTTTAAATGTAATAATAAAGTGTTTTAAGTCTTTTAAAAACCATTCTCTATTATGTGATGGGTGAACACTGTTCATTTTTTCAAGTTCTACTATCCATGAAGAGTTTATAACTTCAGCATTATATAAAGAGTCTAAACCTTTGTTATACAATGCGTGACTAGACAAAACTTCATCATTAGGCAACCCCACCATATATTTGCAAAAACTTTTAAACACAACTGTAACCACACAATCTTTTTCATAATTTGTAACTTTAAGATTATTAGAGCTTATATTTTGATATGATTCAAATGTTTTTTCAGATGTATAAAACGAAAGATATAGATCTGAGTCGTTGCTTAAAATCCAAGGAATAGGCGCACCAGGGTTTGGTTTAGGTATATCTGCTATTTCTTTAAGCGTTTCTTTAGAACCAAAATTCAACACGTACTCATACGATACAAAACAGTTTATCAAAAGTAAAACAATTTATTTGCTTGTTATCTATATCGCCTCATTTACACTTTAAATTCAACATAACTTGTTTAACTTTTTTCTTTCTTCTTCCGTTAATCCCAATCAATGTTTATCTTGAATTGCATCCATCAAAACATAAGCCATATTGGCATTAATGTAACGTGGATTATGTTCCGCCATCAAGAGCATGTTTTTTTCCCAACTCAAAGTTCTAATCTTATCGATGCTGTCTAAACCCAACTGCTCTAATAACGCCATTGATTTTGGCCCCATCCCAGGTTCTTGATTTTTTTTCATGTTTAAGCCAATAATTTCTGTGTCACATAAAAAGCCAATAAGCCTAAAAAGACTTGCGCACTGATATTGACTGCTGCCCAGACAAGTTGTTTCATACTGATTAACATATGGCTGTGGGCAATAAAGCTTGAAAAGGTGGTCATCCCGCCTAAAAAACCGGTAAACACAAATAAAGTAAAGGCCACAGACCACTGTTCTTTCAACCAAGAACTCAACAAGGCAAACAAAAAACACCCTAAAATATTAACCAAGGCTATACTTAAAACATTGGACCAAGAAAATAAATGCGCTCCTAATAACTCCAAGCCATAACGAACACTTGCCCCTAAGGCACCGCCTGCGCAAACTGCTAAAAAATTAAATACTTTCATAACATAAAGTGTTAGACAAAAACTGAAAAATTTTCTACATAAATCAAGTTTTGAAAAACATTCCTCAACGCGAAATTCGCAATAGAATCTATGATAGCCAACGTCAGTTACCCAGCTATCTCAACGTTCTTCCTGAAGCTGTTTCATTTTTAAAAAAAGATAATGCACTTGGTCTGGTCTACATCAATGGTAAAGCCTTGTGTAATTTAGAGGAAAAGTACGGCAGCACCATTTTTGATGACATCATGTTAAAAATTTCTAATATTCTGATTAACATGCGTGGCACGGTCATTCGTAAGGGTGATATTATTTCTTTAAATCGTGTTAAGGGTTACTCCTTTATTTTATTTTTAGGGGGTACACGTAAAAACAATAAAGACTATAACTATCTTTCTAAAGATGATGTTGAAGACACCTGTGAACGTATTTTAACTCATTTACAAAATCATTTATTTTTGGAGCTGTATCATTTTATAGGCAGCTTGCCCAAAATCAATGTTGGTTATTCTTTTACCGTGCATAACCCTATTATTGATCCTTGGCGATCTATCTATAGACTCATAGAAGAAGCCCGTGAAAATGCTGAACTACAAATGTCACAAGTTGAGCTCAAAAACCGTGGTCGTATTCAAAAAGTCATCTTGGAAGAAGGTGTTCGCAGCGTTTACCAACCCATTGTAAACCTTAAAGAAAAAAATACACTAGGGTTTGAAGCACTTTCTAGAGGCCCGCAAAATACTGAACTTGAAGCCCCAGCAATTCTTTTTTCTCTGGCAGAAGAAACCGGCATGCTCTATGAGCTGGATAGAGTTTGTCGCCGCCGTGCCATTCATTACGCTACTGAAAAAAAGCCTCAACAAAAACTTTTTATTAACACCTTGCCAAACCTTATTCATAACCCAGAATTTGAAGCCAAACAGTTTTTACAGTTTTTGGATATGTATGGTATCTCTCCTAAAGATATTGTATTTGAAATCACAGAAAGCCATGCTATTGATCAATACTCTAGTTTTCGTCAGGCTTTAAAGTACTATACCAACTCTGGAATCACTTTAGCCATTGATGATGTTGGAACGGGCTACTCAAGCCTAGAAGCCATCATGGAAATTCAACCCAAATACATCAAAATTGATGCTTCTCTGATTAGAGGTGCGCATACCAACCCTGCCAAACAAGAAATGCTCAAAGCTCTTAAAACCTTAGCCAAGTCTTTAAACGCCTTGACCATTGCGGAAGGTATTGAAATCCAAGAAGACCTAACTCTGGTTGAAGCAATGGATATCGATTTTGCCCAGGGTTATTTTTTTGCTAAACCCGCCGCTAATTTTTTTGAACCTAGCTTTTAAATCTCAAAAGGTACGGCCTTACTTTTGAGATGTTTTTAATTTTCTAATTTATCCGTAAAAAAACGCTGTGCGCCCAAAGCTTTGCAT
This window encodes:
- the umuD gene encoding translesion error-prone DNA polymerase V autoproteolytic subunit, with protein sequence MDKEKSSHQSQNNTLRAVPKQWGGKRKGAGRPAGQGPYGEATKPVRIPVSMVDQVHHYVKMKGFSLPLYSCTVSAGFPSPAEDYVEGMLDLNEHLIQHPAATFFVRVSGDSMIEAGIHEDDLLIVDRSIEARHGRIVIAVLNNELTVKRLHQKNNELKLMPENKKYKPIVVHDPESFMIWGVVTNVIHAL
- a CDS encoding CrcB family protein; the protein is MKVFNFLAVCAGGALGASVRYGLELLGAHLFSWSNVLSIALVNILGCFLFALLSSWLKEQWSVAFTLFVFTGFLGGMTTFSSFIAHSHMLISMKQLVWAAVNISAQVFLGLLAFYVTQKLLA
- a CDS encoding EAL domain-containing protein — encoded protein: MKNIPQREIRNRIYDSQRQLPSYLNVLPEAVSFLKKDNALGLVYINGKALCNLEEKYGSTIFDDIMLKISNILINMRGTVIRKGDIISLNRVKGYSFILFLGGTRKNNKDYNYLSKDDVEDTCERILTHLQNHLFLELYHFIGSLPKINVGYSFTVHNPIIDPWRSIYRLIEEARENAELQMSQVELKNRGRIQKVILEEGVRSVYQPIVNLKEKNTLGFEALSRGPQNTELEAPAILFSLAEETGMLYELDRVCRRRAIHYATEKKPQQKLFINTLPNLIHNPEFEAKQFLQFLDMYGISPKDIVFEITESHAIDQYSSFRQALKYYTNSGITLAIDDVGTGYSSLEAIMEIQPKYIKIDASLIRGAHTNPAKQEMLKALKTLAKSLNALTIAEGIEIQEDLTLVEAMDIDFAQGYFFAKPAANFFEPSF